From a single Lolium rigidum isolate FL_2022 chromosome 7, APGP_CSIRO_Lrig_0.1, whole genome shotgun sequence genomic region:
- the LOC124679463 gene encoding peroxidase-like — protein sequence MASASCISLVLLVALAATAASAQLSSTFYDTSCPRALVTIKSGVAAAVSSNPRMGASLLRLHFHDCFVNGCDASVLLSGNEQNAPANAGSLFGFGVIDNIKTQLEGICKQTVSCADILTVAARDSVVALGGPSWTVPLGRRDSTSATGNTGDLPGPGSSLAQLQAAFAKKNLNTVDMVALSGAHTIGRAQCQNFRSRIYGGDTNINAAFATSLKANCPQSGGNGNLAALDATTANAFDNAYYTNLLSQKGLLHSDQVLFNNGSTDNTVRNFASSGVAFSSAFATAMVKMGNISPLTGTQGQIRLSCSKVNS from the exons ATGGCATCTGCCTCTTGCATTTCTTTGGTGTTGCTGGTGGCCCTGGCAGCCACGGCGGCGTCGGCGCAGCTGTCGTCGACGTTCTACGACACGTCGTGCCCCAGGGCCCTGGTCACCATCAAGAGCGGCGTGGCGGCCGCAGTGAGCAGCAACCCCCGCATGGGCGCGTCGCTGCTCAGGCTGCACTTCCACGACTGCTTTGTTAAC GGCTGTGACGCGTCCGTTCTGCTGTCGGGCAACGAGCAGAACGCGCCTGCGAACGCCGGTTCGCTGTTTGGCTTCGGCGTCATCGACAACATCAAGACCCAGCTCGAGGGTATCTGCAAGCAGACcgtctcctgcgccgacatcctcaccgtcgccgcccgTGACTCTGTCGTCGCC CTCGGCGGCCCGTCATGGACAGTTCCTCTCGGCAGACGGGACTCCACGAGCGCAACCGGGAACACCGGGGACCTCCCGGGCCCTGGCTCCAGCCTCGCACAGCTCCAGGCCGCCTTCGCCAAGAAGAACCTCAACACCGTGGACATGGTGGCGCTCTCTGGCGCGCACACCATCGGGCGGGCGCAGTGCCAGAACTTCCGGTCGCGGATCTACGGCGGCGACACCAACATCAACGCCGCCTTCGCCACCTCGCTCAAGGCCAACTGCCCGCAGTCCGGCGGCAACGGCAACCTGGCGGCGCTCGACGCCACCACCGCCAACGCCTTCGACAACGCCTACTACACCAACCTCCTCTCCCAGAAGGGGCTCCTCCACTCCGACCAGGTGCTATTCAACAACGGAAGCACCGACAACACCGTCAGGAACTTCGCGTCCAGCGGGGTGGCGTTCAGCAGCGCCTTCGCGACGGCCATGGTCAAGATGGGCAACATCTCGCCGCTCACCGGGACGCAGGGGCAAATCAGGCTCAGCTGCTCCAAGGTGAACTCGTGA